From one Streptococcus pneumoniae genomic stretch:
- the ndk gene encoding nucleoside-diphosphate kinase yields MEKTFFIIKPDGVRRGLIGQVLGRIEQRGFTIERLELLTHVEKDVIDRHYEALVEQSFYPAIREFMMSGPVVVGIISGEQVVSTWRQMMGATRPEEALPGTIRGDFAQAAPIGQTIQNIVHGSDSLESAEREISLWFGNEKK; encoded by the coding sequence ATGGAGAAGACATTTTTTATCATTAAGCCAGATGGAGTGAGACGCGGTTTGATTGGTCAAGTTCTTGGACGGATTGAACAGAGAGGATTTACGATTGAGCGATTGGAATTACTCACTCATGTGGAGAAAGATGTGATTGATCGACATTATGAGGCATTGGTGGAGCAATCTTTTTATCCTGCTATCCGTGAGTTCATGATGAGTGGTCCTGTGGTGGTTGGGATCATCTCAGGTGAGCAGGTTGTCTCTACTTGGCGTCAGATGATGGGGGCGACACGACCAGAAGAAGCCCTTCCTGGGACTATTCGTGGCGATTTTGCCCAAGCAGCGCCGATTGGACAAACCATTCAAAACATCGTGCACGGTTCTGACTCTTTAGAGTCTGCCGAACGTGAAATCTCCCTGTGGTTTGG